A window of Terriglobus sp. RCC_193 contains these coding sequences:
- the ruvB gene encoding Holliday junction branch migration DNA helicase RuvB: MDFLNKKRFDLNRSTPSADAERLVSASSMGEDAAFELKLRPNRLGEFIGQHKAKEQLAIALEAAKSRGEALDHVLLYGPPGLGKTTLATIIANELDVGFQQTSGPALQIQGDLTAILTNLRERQVLFLDEIHRLQPVLEEKLYTALEDYKLDIIIGQGPAARTHVMEIRPFTFVAATTRPGLLSSPLRSRFGILLRLEFYNDDDLRFIVERSAEVIGVQIDADGAAEIAMRSRGTPRIANRLLRRVRDYAQVRANGIIDRDTAQAALQMLEVDPHGFDELDRRLLRTIIEKYDGGPVGLNTLAAALAEEEDALEEVYEPFLMQIGFLDRTPRGRVATRLAYEHFGYPVPTKANQFDKPTLFD, translated from the coding sequence ATGGACTTCCTCAACAAAAAGCGCTTCGACCTCAATCGCTCCACACCCTCTGCAGATGCGGAGCGGCTGGTCAGCGCCAGCAGCATGGGCGAGGACGCAGCCTTTGAACTCAAGCTGCGCCCCAACCGCCTTGGCGAATTCATCGGCCAGCACAAGGCCAAAGAGCAGCTCGCCATCGCCCTCGAAGCAGCCAAATCACGCGGCGAAGCGCTTGACCATGTCCTGCTCTACGGCCCGCCGGGACTCGGCAAAACCACGCTCGCCACCATCATCGCGAATGAATTGGATGTCGGCTTCCAGCAGACCAGCGGCCCCGCCCTACAAATCCAGGGCGATCTTACCGCCATCCTGACCAACCTGCGCGAAAGGCAGGTGCTCTTCCTCGACGAAATCCATCGCCTGCAACCGGTGCTGGAAGAAAAGCTCTACACTGCGCTTGAGGATTACAAGCTCGACATCATCATCGGCCAGGGCCCCGCCGCGCGCACGCACGTGATGGAGATTCGTCCCTTCACCTTCGTCGCCGCCACCACGCGTCCCGGCCTGCTTTCATCTCCGCTGCGTTCGCGCTTCGGCATCCTCTTAAGGCTTGAGTTCTACAACGACGACGACCTCCGCTTCATCGTCGAACGCAGCGCAGAGGTCATCGGCGTGCAGATCGACGCAGACGGCGCAGCCGAAATCGCCATGCGTTCACGCGGCACACCCCGTATCGCCAACCGGCTCCTCCGCCGCGTGCGCGACTACGCACAGGTGCGCGCCAACGGCATTATCGATCGCGACACCGCGCAGGCCGCGCTGCAAATGCTCGAGGTCGACCCACACGGCTTCGACGAACTCGACCGCCGACTACTCCGCACCATCATCGAAAAGTACGACGGCGGCCCCGTCGGCCTGAACACCCTCGCCGCCGCGCTGGCCGAAGAAGAGGACGCACTCGAAGAGGTCTACGAGCCCTTCCTCATGCAGATCGGCTTCCTCGACCGCACGCCCCGCGGCCGCGTCGCCACCCGCCTCGCGTACGAACACTTCGGCTATCCCGTACCCACCAAAGCAAATCAATTCGATAAGCCAACCCTGTTCGACTAA
- a CDS encoding EamA family transporter, translating to MTRKHESTSRSLVILAFACVYFFWGSTFVAIRVGVQSLSPAFVSGFRYCAAGVIMLTVLALRGVRVALPRAEFQRALLLGMVMLTGNNVMVSWAEQTLSAGLAALLAAAIPLLIALAETFIPGGTSLNRLGWVGTVLGFVGLVVLLAPLLQGGVGSASTGVVIMLVANLLWVAGSLYSGRRPSKIDPLLGAGWQMLLGGTLSIVMGSALGGWQTAHWSKSALLAVLWLIVFGSLVGYTAYMWLLHHVPVAKVATYAYVNPIVSVALSSVLLRESLHGSQWIAMAIILASVAVVTASKSTPKTA from the coding sequence ATGACCAGAAAGCATGAAAGCACGTCGCGATCTCTCGTCATACTTGCTTTTGCGTGCGTTTATTTTTTCTGGGGATCGACGTTTGTTGCGATTCGCGTGGGTGTGCAGTCGCTTTCGCCTGCGTTTGTTTCCGGATTTCGTTACTGTGCGGCGGGCGTGATTATGCTGACGGTGCTTGCGCTGCGTGGGGTAAGGGTCGCTTTGCCGCGTGCGGAGTTTCAACGTGCGTTGCTGCTGGGCATGGTGATGCTGACGGGCAACAACGTAATGGTGAGCTGGGCGGAGCAGACGCTTTCTGCTGGTCTTGCCGCGTTGCTGGCGGCGGCAATTCCATTGCTGATTGCGTTGGCAGAGACGTTTATTCCTGGCGGTACTTCGCTGAACCGCCTGGGATGGGTGGGTACGGTGCTTGGGTTTGTGGGGCTTGTTGTGCTGCTGGCTCCGCTGCTGCAAGGCGGTGTTGGTTCTGCATCGACTGGTGTGGTGATCATGCTGGTGGCGAATTTGTTATGGGTTGCGGGTTCGCTTTATTCCGGGCGCAGGCCTTCGAAGATTGACCCGTTGCTGGGGGCCGGGTGGCAGATGTTGCTGGGTGGCACGTTGAGTATTGTGATGGGTTCGGCGCTGGGTGGATGGCAGACGGCGCATTGGAGCAAGAGTGCACTGCTGGCGGTATTGTGGCTGATCGTCTTCGGGTCGCTGGTGGGTTACACCGCATACATGTGGCTGCTGCATCATGTGCCGGTGGCAAAGGTGGCGACGTATGCGTATGTCAATCCGATTGTGAGTGTGGCTTTGAGTTCGGTGCTGCTGCGTGAGTCGCTGCATGGATCACAATGGATTGCGATGGCGATCATCCTGGCTTCTGTGGCGGTGGTGACAGCGAGTAAGTCAACGCCGAAAACGGCTTAG
- a CDS encoding flavin monoamine oxidase family protein, giving the protein MKHVIVIGGGVAGLMAAVKLRASSSLNVTLLEAQDHVGGRIRTVQQNGTPIELGAEFVHGKPPELLALLEDLNLETYELAGEDFNYDCSDDSLHPQDEGSHNDEASPFSVLERMTEWSEKHPTEDLTFDAWCEHENIAPDIRSGARAYVEGFNAADASRISVRSLAIQQQAEDSIEGDALRHIKGGYHRLPEELAARFTRLGGTLRLQSHVKSITWSCGSVHVQLTTGQSLHADAAIITLPLSVLQSSSVLFHPIPADILHHASRMPMGAVLRMSFVFRSRWWAELDHPQKKALQKLSFILPERQRSDLNFRVFWTSYPSLNPVLTAWAGGPSAEAFSSKDDHEIAEAACHDLSRIFGIPKQQILDELVTHHRHDWSRDPFFGGAYSWVPAGAADASEKMTHPVENTLFFAGEHTDITGHWGTVHGALRSGIRAAQQMLELH; this is encoded by the coding sequence TTGAAACACGTCATTGTCATCGGTGGAGGAGTCGCAGGCCTGATGGCTGCAGTAAAACTGCGTGCCAGCAGCAGCCTGAACGTGACGCTTCTCGAAGCACAGGATCACGTCGGCGGTCGCATCCGCACCGTGCAACAGAACGGCACGCCCATCGAACTCGGCGCAGAATTCGTGCACGGCAAACCGCCGGAACTACTGGCGCTGCTGGAAGACCTCAACCTCGAAACCTACGAACTCGCGGGCGAAGATTTCAACTACGACTGCAGCGATGACTCCCTGCATCCGCAGGACGAAGGCTCACACAATGACGAAGCCTCCCCCTTCAGCGTTCTCGAACGTATGACGGAATGGAGCGAAAAGCACCCGACCGAAGACCTGACATTCGATGCATGGTGTGAACATGAAAACATCGCGCCCGACATCCGCTCCGGTGCTCGCGCCTATGTCGAAGGATTCAACGCCGCCGATGCATCGCGCATCTCCGTGCGCTCACTCGCCATCCAGCAGCAGGCAGAAGACAGCATCGAGGGCGACGCCCTGCGTCATATAAAGGGCGGCTATCATCGCCTGCCCGAAGAACTTGCCGCGCGATTCACGCGTTTGGGCGGCACGCTCCGTTTGCAGTCGCATGTGAAATCCATCACATGGTCGTGTGGATCGGTCCACGTCCAACTCACCACAGGCCAATCCCTGCACGCCGACGCCGCCATCATCACGCTGCCGCTCAGCGTCCTGCAATCCTCAAGCGTCTTGTTCCATCCCATACCTGCGGACATTCTTCATCACGCCAGCCGCATGCCTATGGGTGCCGTCCTTCGCATGAGCTTCGTCTTCCGCTCCCGCTGGTGGGCAGAGCTTGATCACCCGCAGAAAAAGGCGCTCCAGAAACTCTCGTTCATCCTGCCTGAACGGCAGAGAAGTGACCTCAACTTCCGCGTCTTCTGGACCAGCTATCCTTCGCTCAACCCTGTACTCACGGCGTGGGCAGGAGGCCCATCTGCTGAAGCCTTCTCTTCGAAAGACGATCACGAAATTGCCGAAGCCGCATGCCATGACCTTTCGCGCATCTTCGGCATTCCAAAACAGCAGATACTCGACGAACTCGTCACACATCACCGCCATGACTGGAGTCGTGATCCGTTCTTCGGCGGCGCCTATTCATGGGTTCCCGCAGGCGCAGCAGACGCCTCGGAAAAGATGACCCATCCCGTCGAGAACACACTCTTTTTTGCAGGCGAACACACCGACATCACTGGCCATTGGGGCACAGTCCACGGAGCACTCCGCAGTGGCATTCGTGCCGCGCAACAAATGCTGGAATTACACTAA
- a CDS encoding MBL fold metallo-hydrolase, producing MSKVQEHPSVWRKLRQLWNVVRESHRQPMLGKPNPPRLVDPEQLGITFVGHSSFLIQIAGRNVLVDPVFAMRLILLRRARLPGIDIAHLPPIDAVLLTHAHMDHLNLPSLRKIVRHAKKLTGVAPEAIVPRGVSDLVEKVGFRKVTELEWWEATALEGDDVRVTMTPAKHWGARMFKDTHRLFGGYVIAGAGHSVYHSGDTAYFNGFREIGRRLRPEIALLPIGAYYPDSYRAVHTSPEEGLQAFLDLGSATTMIPMHYGTFPLGKEPMEEPPVRLMAAAKQAGVADRVDVMGEGETLVVKTVALQSA from the coding sequence GTGAGCAAAGTTCAGGAACATCCGTCTGTTTGGCGTAAGCTGCGGCAGCTCTGGAATGTTGTTCGTGAGAGCCACCGCCAACCGATGCTGGGCAAACCGAATCCGCCGCGACTGGTGGACCCGGAACAGCTTGGCATTACCTTTGTGGGACATTCTTCGTTTCTGATCCAGATTGCCGGGCGTAATGTGCTGGTGGATCCCGTATTTGCAATGCGGCTGATCCTGCTGCGGCGGGCGCGACTGCCGGGAATAGATATTGCGCATCTGCCGCCGATTGATGCAGTTCTGTTGACGCATGCGCATATGGATCACCTGAACCTGCCGTCGCTGCGGAAGATTGTTCGTCATGCGAAGAAGCTGACGGGCGTGGCACCGGAGGCGATTGTGCCTCGCGGGGTAAGCGATCTGGTGGAGAAGGTGGGCTTTCGTAAGGTGACGGAGCTGGAATGGTGGGAGGCGACCGCGCTTGAGGGCGACGATGTTCGCGTGACCATGACGCCTGCGAAGCACTGGGGAGCGCGCATGTTCAAGGATACGCACCGGCTGTTTGGCGGGTATGTGATTGCGGGTGCCGGACATAGCGTGTATCACTCGGGCGATACGGCCTACTTCAACGGCTTCCGCGAGATTGGGCGCAGGCTGCGTCCAGAGATTGCGTTGCTGCCGATAGGCGCTTATTACCCGGATAGCTACCGCGCGGTGCATACTTCGCCGGAAGAGGGGCTGCAGGCGTTTCTTGATCTTGGCTCGGCAACCACGATGATCCCGATGCACTATGGCACGTTTCCGCTGGGCAAGGAGCCGATGGAGGAACCTCCGGTGCGGCTGATGGCTGCGGCGAAGCAGGCCGGGGTGGCGGATCGTGTGGATGTGATGGGTGAGGGCGAGACGTTGGTGGTGAAGACGGTGGCGCTGCAGTCGGCTTAG
- a CDS encoding DUF167 domain-containing protein — protein MNIRSIDGGVSFAVRVQPGASREGVIGLYGDAIKIALSAPAVDGKANEALVRYLATALNVPKTSITIASGHASRSKVIRVIGITNEETAARLSPTAAV, from the coding sequence ATGAACATCCGCAGCATCGACGGCGGTGTCAGCTTCGCAGTTCGCGTACAACCGGGCGCATCCCGCGAAGGCGTTATCGGCCTTTATGGCGACGCCATCAAGATCGCCCTGAGCGCTCCCGCCGTCGACGGCAAAGCCAACGAAGCCCTCGTCCGCTATCTCGCCACAGCGCTCAACGTGCCGAAGACAAGCATCACCATCGCCTCCGGCCACGCATCACGCTCCAAAGTGATCCGTGTCATCGGCATCACAAATGAAGAAACCGCGGCAAGGCTCTCGCCCACAGCGGCCGTCTAA
- a CDS encoding acyltransferase family protein, whose amino-acid sequence MLPTDDRLSGLTEVRNPVSSSTLKRPPHLKALTSVRALAALYVGVYHMVRPFEQWGRFTGFWGAGYSAVSFFFFLSGFILVYTHGVEFASGKGDTKRFLVARFARVYPLYLLVTIVAGILGYKAFHPAYHVIAYVAQVFMLQSWHIRLTPFFNIVAWSLSEEAFFYCCFPFVAARLQPRSLRHGVVLLLGLCVLALVPGLIAMYFDPLAAWHETAATSGSHHMLYFVRRFPPLMLPQFLCGIVAGWIYLQRPVSEGWAKLALVCGGTALFSALLLAKHLPFILLHNGLLIPCYVLILYGLTRPNLVSNVLSWTPFVLAGEASYAFYLIHFMFNDWAKSLFHWPDTIAGLIPRFVVLIPLSILLHFFVERPGRRWVMSWWDGRTAARA is encoded by the coding sequence ATGCTGCCAACTGATGACCGACTTTCCGGTCTTACGGAAGTCCGGAATCCTGTCTCGTCGTCAACGCTGAAGCGACCGCCGCACCTGAAGGCACTGACCAGCGTGCGTGCACTGGCGGCGCTGTACGTGGGTGTGTACCACATGGTGCGCCCCTTTGAGCAGTGGGGACGGTTCACTGGCTTTTGGGGCGCGGGCTACTCGGCTGTCAGCTTTTTCTTTTTTCTTTCCGGCTTCATCCTGGTTTATACGCATGGCGTTGAGTTTGCGAGCGGTAAGGGAGATACGAAGCGTTTCCTGGTGGCGCGATTCGCGCGTGTGTACCCGCTGTATCTGCTGGTGACCATTGTTGCGGGAATCCTGGGGTACAAAGCTTTCCACCCTGCGTACCATGTGATTGCCTATGTCGCACAGGTTTTCATGCTGCAGTCCTGGCATATCCGGCTGACACCCTTTTTCAATATCGTTGCGTGGAGTCTTTCAGAAGAGGCGTTCTTTTACTGCTGCTTTCCATTTGTTGCGGCGCGTCTACAGCCACGATCGCTGCGCCACGGGGTGGTGCTGTTGCTGGGGCTCTGTGTGCTGGCGCTGGTCCCTGGCCTGATCGCGATGTACTTTGACCCGCTCGCAGCGTGGCATGAAACCGCTGCCACGAGCGGGTCGCACCATATGTTGTATTTTGTGCGCCGGTTCCCTCCGTTAATGCTTCCCCAGTTTCTTTGTGGAATTGTGGCTGGCTGGATCTATCTGCAGCGACCCGTGAGCGAGGGATGGGCAAAGCTGGCACTGGTTTGTGGTGGTACGGCACTCTTCAGTGCGCTTCTGCTGGCGAAACACCTGCCCTTCATCCTGCTGCATAACGGGCTTCTGATTCCTTGCTATGTGCTGATCCTGTATGGCCTTACACGTCCGAACCTGGTGTCGAACGTACTGTCCTGGACGCCGTTTGTGCTGGCTGGCGAGGCAAGCTACGCGTTTTACCTGATTCATTTCATGTTCAACGACTGGGCAAAGAGTCTGTTTCACTGGCCGGACACCATTGCCGGCCTGATTCCGCGTTTTGTCGTTTTAATTCCACTGAGCATCTTGTTGCACTTCTTCGTCGAGCGACCAGGCCGAAGGTGGGTGATGAGCTGGTGGGATGGCCGAACGGCGGCCCGAGCATAA
- a CDS encoding YggS family pyridoxal phosphate-dependent enzyme, protein MSIAENLEQVRAEIAAACARANRNPADVKLMAVSKTWGPDVVAEAFRAGQRLFGENRLQEWEHKQQQLHTILGEDVGQLEMHLIGNLQSNKTSKAAWVFSAVDSVDSVKVARRLNDVCEQVGKVLPILVEVKLSEEETKHGIGEYALPGLLRNILEEMNGLEVRGLMIVPPYTDDPEGARPYFRRLRELRDEAVATIEGISLPELSMGMSHDFAVAIEEGSTCVRVGSAIFGTRTKYHEEDEEES, encoded by the coding sequence ATGTCGATTGCAGAAAATTTAGAGCAGGTACGCGCGGAAATCGCAGCCGCCTGCGCCCGCGCCAACCGCAACCCCGCAGACGTGAAGCTGATGGCCGTCTCCAAAACCTGGGGTCCGGACGTCGTTGCCGAAGCCTTCCGCGCAGGTCAGCGCCTCTTCGGTGAAAACCGCCTGCAGGAGTGGGAACACAAGCAGCAGCAACTCCACACCATCCTCGGTGAAGACGTGGGCCAGCTTGAGATGCACCTCATCGGCAACCTGCAATCCAATAAAACCAGCAAGGCCGCATGGGTCTTCAGCGCCGTCGATTCCGTGGACAGCGTCAAGGTCGCGCGCCGTCTCAACGACGTCTGCGAACAGGTCGGCAAAGTCCTCCCCATTCTCGTCGAAGTAAAACTCTCCGAAGAAGAAACCAAGCACGGCATCGGCGAATACGCCCTCCCCGGCCTGCTGCGCAACATCCTTGAAGAAATGAATGGTCTGGAAGTCCGCGGCCTGATGATAGTCCCCCCGTACACCGACGATCCCGAAGGCGCACGCCCCTACTTTCGCCGCCTGCGTGAACTTCGCGACGAAGCCGTCGCCACCATTGAAGGCATCTCGCTCCCCGAACTCTCCATGGGCATGTCGCACGACTTCGCCGTAGCCATTGAAGAAGGCTCCACCTGCGTCCGCGTAGGCTCCGCCATCTTCGGCACCCGCACCAAATACCACGAAGAGGACGAAGAAGAGTCGTAG